GGCGCCGGCCGACCGGCGAGAACTAGGCTCCCGGCATGCCGGAACTTCCTGACATTGTTGTCTACGTAGAGGCTCTCGAACGCTTTACCGTCGGCCAAACGCTCGAGAAGCTCCGGGTGCGCTCGGTGTCGCTGCTTCGCACCTACGACCCACCGGTGTCGGCTGTCGAAGGTAAGAAGGTTCTCGGGTTCCGGCGGATCGGTAAGCGAATCGTCTTCGAGTTCGAAGATGACTTGTTCATTGTTCTTCATCTCATGGTGGCCGGGCGCTTGCGCTGGGTAAAG
The Acidimicrobiia bacterium genome window above contains:
- a CDS encoding formamidopyrimidine-DNA glycosylase — protein: MPELPDIVVYVEALERFTVGQTLEKLRVRSVSLLRTYDPPVSAVEGKKVLGFRRIGKRIVFEFEDDLFIVLHLMVAGRLRWVK